One Salvelinus namaycush isolate Seneca chromosome 29, SaNama_1.0, whole genome shotgun sequence genomic region harbors:
- the LOC120024125 gene encoding alpha-N-acetylgalactosaminidase-like — protein sequence MRFAVALCVLALFVATLALDNGLMRTPPMGWLAWERFRCDIDCQNDPKNCISEVLFRDMADRLAEDGWRELGYVYVNIDDCWASKDRDSNGRLQADPKRFPSGIPNLASYIHDRGLKLGIYGDMGTLTCGGYPGTPLDKITIDAQTFADWKVDMLKFDGCYSNATEQEQGYPAMSKALNATGRPIGYSCSWPAYQGGLPPKVNYTQLGEICNLWRNYGDIEDSWNSVLSIADWFFNNQDVLQPAAGPGRWNDPDMLVVGDFGLSMDQSRSQMALWAIMAAPLFMSNDLRTISSGARTILQNKVAIGISQDPMGIQGRRLIKEKSGIEVFWRPLSDKASALVFFSRRTDMPYRYQASLGQLNYTTGSYKIYDVFAEREMPTLKDSTHFVVSINPSGVVMWYISAPADQENTHIGGKLRGPAFHRHANGISPIVL from the exons ATGCGATTTGCGGTAGCATTGTGTGTGCTGGCGCTCTTTGTGGCCACCCTTGCCCTGGACAATGGTCTGATGAGGACCCCTCCTATGGGCTGGTTGGCATGGGAACGCTTCCGCTGTGACATCGACTGTCAGAACGACCCCAAGAACTGCATCAG TGAGGTTCTGTTCCGGGACATGGCAGACAGGCTGGCTGAGGACGGCTGGAGGGAGCTGGGATATGTCTACGTCAACATAGACGATTGCTGGGCCTCCAAGGACAGAGACAGTAATGgacgcctgcaggctgaccctaAGCG GTTCCCAAGTGGGATCCCCAACCTGGCGAGCTACATCCATGACCGGGGGCTGAAGCTGGGTATCTATGGGGACATGGGCACACTCACATGTGGAGGGTACCCTGGGACCCCCCTGGACAAGATCACTATAGACGCTCAGACTTTCGCTGACTGGAAAGTGGACATGCTGAAGTTTGACGGCTGCTACTCCAACGCTACGGAGCAGGAGCAGG GCTACCCTGCCATGTCGAAGGCTCTGAACGCTACCGGACGCCCCATTGGCTACTCTTGCAGTTGGCCAGCCTACCAGGGTGGACTCCCACCCAAG GTGAACTACACCCAACTGGGAGAGATCTGTAACCTGTGGCGTAACTATGGTGACATAGAGGACTCGTGGAATAGTGTGCTGAGCATTGCTGATTGGTTCTTCAACAACCAAGACGTCCTGCAGCCTGCAGCTGGACCCGGCCGGTGGAATGACCCTGACATG CTGGTGGTCGGGGACTTTGGGCTGAGCATGGATCAGTCTCGGTCTCAGATGGCTCTGTGGGCCATCATGGCTGCTCCTCTCTTCATGTCCAACGACCTGAGGACCATTAGCAGCGGGGCACGCACCATCCTGCAGAACAAGGTGGCCATCGGCATCAGCCAGGACCCCATGGGCATCCAGGGTAGACGCCTGATCAAG GAGAAGAGCGGTATTGAGGTGTTCTGGCGCCCTCTGTCTGATAAGGCCAGTGCTCTAGTGTTCTTCAGTCGTCGTACTGACATGCCTTACCGCTACCAGGCCTCCCTGGGACAACTCAACTACACCACTGGCAGCTACAAG aTCTATGATGTGTTTGCGGAGCGGGAAATGCCCACACTGAAGGACTCCACACACTTTGTTGTGTCCATCAACCCCTCGGGTGTGGTCATGTGGTATATCTCAGCCCCTGCTGACCAGGAGAACACCCACATCGGGGGAAAGCTCAGGGGACCCGCCTTCCATCGCCACGCCAACGGTATCTCACCCATCGTACTGTAA
- the LOC120024162 gene encoding uncharacterized protein LOC120024162, protein MAGTAHGVVGMVEVVLRSVAAGFAIGETALAAAEPYLTTTGPLMITAARAAGEVGVAGVGAVATCLVFTTALVSMGTGLLLASMVMRLIGREGGGGARAKAAEVAGGVTITVGAVATGTLVGALPVWGHFLVQCIMVLLVYPYTYVNEMTAVLSVFFSTLYLSVAMGRMGVITGLFTMAIAISSLCVLLKALSERRTQQRAEGNSKWSERLLLYSVVVAIVGFPMGVGDTGGSGSEVTVMLGSVLWVGTLAAGLLGAALGTVAVVSLGPEGAARVAVGAAVTSSCTLRLILPVCSLLGSGGSIGGLLGGATAAGVSLGAASVAAGPEFRTRATTLVVLGSVAVGAVLGFWGLTLGTVILGPAEIITVTFVAVGAFILGAPKSPFHTQIKLRGEVLTGTSLIGGIGMETVTAAAAPLGAGALGTAALGTAALGRLGTVGVLVAAVVALGKTTCGLGA, encoded by the exons ATGGCAGGAACAGCCCATG GTGTGGTTGGAATGGTGGAGGTGGTCCTGAGGAGCGTAGCGGCTGGGTTCGCCATCGGAGAGACAGCTCTGGCTGCAGCCGAACCCTACTTGACCACAACTGGACCACTTATGATCACCGCCGCCCGAGCAGCAGGAGAGGTTGGCGTGGCGGGGGTGGGAGCGGTAGCCACGTGCCTGGTGTTCACTACGGCGTTGGTATCCATGGGAACCGGACTTCTCCTCGCCTCCATGGTGATGCGACTgatagggagggaaggaggaggtggaGCTAGAGCGAAGGCGGCGGAGGTGGCTGGAGGGGTCACCATCACGGTGGGAGCCGTGGCAACTGGAACACTAGTGGGCGCACTCCCCGTGTGGGGCCACTTCCTGGTCCAGTGCATCATGGTCCTGCTAGTGTACCCTTACACTTACGTGAATGAGATGACCGCGGTCCTCTCTGTTTTTTTCTCTACTCTCTACCTCAGTGTGGCGATGGGCCGTATGGGCGTCATCACAGGACTATTTACTATGGCCATTGCTATCTCGTCCCTCTGTGTCCTACTGAAGGCCCTATCAGAGAGAAGAACACAGCAGAGAGCCGAAGGAAACAGCAAATGGTCAGAGAGGTTACTGCTATACTCAGTTGTTGTGGCAATAGTAGGTTTCCCTATGGGTGTGGGGGATACAGGTGGGTCAGGGTCAGAGGTGACTGTGATGCTGGGGTCAGTGCTGTGGGTGGGGACCCTGGCTGCAGGACTGCTAGGAGCTGCTCTGGGAACAGTGGCTGTGGTGAGTTTGGGACCAGAGGGGGCAGCGAGGGTGGCGGTGGGGGCGGCAGTGACATCCTCTTGTACCCTGAGACTCATTCTCCCAGTATGCTCTTTGCTGGGGTCGGGGGGCAGCATAGGGGGTCTGTTAGGGGGAGCCACGGCTGCAGGGGTGTCACTGGGGGCCGCGAGTGTTGCTGCTGGACCGGAATTTAGAACCAGAGCGACGACACTAGTAGTTCTAGGCTCTGTAGCAGTAGGTGCGGTGCTAGGCTTCTGGGGTTTAACACTGGGAACTGTCATTCTGGGACCAGCAGAAATAATAACAGTGACCTTTGTTGCAGTGGGGGCCTTTATACTGGGTGCACCAAAGAGTCCGTTCCACACTCAGATTAAACTGAGGGGTGAGGTCCTTACAGGGACCAGCCTGATAGGAGGAATCGGCATGGAAACAGTAACCGCGGCTGCTGCACCTCTCGGAGCTGGGGCACTGGGAACAGCAGCGCTAGGAACTGCTGCACTGGGAAGACTGGGGACAGTAGGAGTACTGGTGGCAGCAGTAGTGGCACTGGGAAAAACGACATGTGGATTGGGAGCCTGA